One genomic region from Leucoraja erinacea ecotype New England chromosome 36, Leri_hhj_1, whole genome shotgun sequence encodes:
- the crabp1a gene encoding cellular retinoic acid-binding protein 1a isoform X3: MPNFAGTWKMRSSENFDDLLKVLGVNAMLRKVAGAAASKPLVEIRQDGDHFYIKTSTTVRTTEITFTVGEEFEEETVDGRKCKSLPKWENENKIYCKQTLLSGSGPKTHWTRELKNNELILTLVANEVVCTRIYVKE, translated from the exons ATGCCCAACTTCGCTGGCACTTGGAAGATGAGGAGCAGCGAAAATTTTGACGATCTCTTGAAAGTACTGG GGGTCAACGCCATGCTGAGGAAGGTGGCCGGGGCCGCGGCGTCCAAACCCCTGGTGGAGATACGCCAGGACGGCGACCACTTCTACATCAAGACGTCCACTACGGTGAGGACCACCGAGATCACCTTCACCGTCGGCGAGGAGTTTGAGGAGGAAACGGTGGACGGCAGGAAGTGCAAG AGCCTGCCAAAGTGGGAAAATGAGAACAAAATCTACTGCAAGCAAACTCTTCTCAGCGGCAGTGGGCCTAAAACGCATTGGACACGGGAACTGAAGAACAACGAGCTGATCCTG ACGCTGGTTGCCAACGAAGTGGTGTGTACGAGGATCTACGTTAAAGAATAA